Proteins from a single region of Sphaerochaeta globosa str. Buddy:
- a CDS encoding threonine synthase — MRFTYECCDCHTVYETDEVFYQCPKCAHENDGTSFPKGNVIVKLNQDDLKALQGKEHVSMYDFFPYPVPTPEVYPVGGTPLAKPLRLGKKYGLKNISCKLDSALPSGSFKDRASQLIAAQAIAHKQHKIALASTGNAGAAMSCAGAAYGLEIILFVPATAPINKLMQSVLYGATVVPVKGSYDDAFALSIAYTKEFGGINRNTAYNPMTIEGKKSVSIELFEQMGRSVPDVVYVSVGDGCIFAGVYKGFYDLKEAGLIKKIPHLVCAQSKQSNAISRAWKTGDFSNLAKATTRADSISVESPANGRMAVRYINESEGWATEVDDKQILAAQLELAKEAGIFVEPAAACAWAALAADSEMLVKRFGSEVKVCTLLTGTGFKDMAVFQGTVSIPESIENSVEAVQKRFK, encoded by the coding sequence ATGCGTTTTACCTATGAGTGTTGTGATTGCCACACCGTCTATGAAACGGATGAAGTATTCTATCAATGTCCGAAGTGTGCCCATGAGAATGATGGGACATCTTTTCCAAAAGGCAATGTCATTGTCAAGCTCAACCAGGATGACCTAAAGGCGTTGCAAGGCAAAGAACATGTCAGCATGTATGACTTTTTCCCCTACCCGGTTCCCACTCCCGAAGTGTATCCGGTAGGAGGCACCCCACTTGCAAAACCTCTGCGTCTTGGCAAAAAATATGGATTGAAGAACATCAGTTGCAAGCTTGACAGCGCCCTACCCTCCGGTTCATTCAAGGACAGGGCCAGTCAGTTGATCGCAGCCCAAGCAATCGCCCACAAGCAGCACAAAATAGCTCTGGCATCCACTGGAAATGCCGGCGCTGCAATGAGTTGTGCAGGTGCAGCCTATGGACTTGAGATAATCCTATTCGTTCCTGCTACCGCACCGATCAACAAGCTTATGCAGAGTGTCCTCTACGGGGCTACCGTTGTTCCGGTGAAGGGCTCCTACGACGATGCGTTTGCTCTCTCCATTGCCTATACCAAGGAGTTTGGGGGTATTAACCGCAATACTGCGTACAACCCGATGACCATCGAAGGGAAGAAGAGTGTCTCTATCGAACTCTTTGAGCAAATGGGAAGAAGCGTGCCTGATGTTGTATATGTTTCGGTGGGTGACGGATGCATCTTTGCAGGAGTCTACAAGGGCTTTTATGACTTGAAGGAAGCTGGACTCATCAAGAAAATCCCGCATCTGGTATGTGCACAAAGCAAGCAGAGCAATGCAATCAGCAGGGCATGGAAAACCGGCGATTTCTCAAATCTTGCAAAAGCTACCACCCGTGCCGACTCCATCAGTGTTGAAAGTCCTGCAAACGGCCGCATGGCAGTCCGGTATATCAACGAAAGTGAAGGCTGGGCGACGGAAGTGGATGACAAGCAAATTCTTGCTGCACAGCTTGAGTTGGCCAAGGAAGCCGGAATTTTTGTTGAACCTGCGGCTGCATGTGCCTGGGCGGCATTGGCAGCAGACAGCGAAATGCTTGTCAAACGGTTTGGATCGGAAGTGAAGGTATGTACTTTGCTGACAGGGACCGGATTCAAGGATATGGCTGTTTTCCAAGGTACGGTTTCCATTCCAGAATCCATTGAGAATAGTGTTGAGGCTGTTCAAAAGCGATTCAAGTAA
- a CDS encoding tyrosine-type recombinase/integrase, with product METKKEKFSITQRKGRCIQVMFDGTDKWVSSGCSTKKDATLWAEAQLRNKSDFLQKPAHEDFKLVRRRGRNIQVQFKGSDSWISSGYSDELNATLWAQNRVRENKSKDITFGEFSENFYTRTDERSFRAKNMRKNRHYENHYYYSMDGRYRNYILPIFKDLYMRNIDHMMIDEWFVSIRKATSGEKMATNSMNKILMCLSNIMKEAVNVGIIDTNPCSKVDKISEDSNPRQPFTEEEMLIMFPDFDHKAIWVWGGLMWASYFHIMKCTGFRPGEIAGLTRDNYYRELGGIYTSQSVNSFTKNVVKRIKTTDKGIKAKIGLLSDQCCRLLDLHIARMPKDQEFLFRVETGYVTAFTSQKHFKSFATKAGIELNGRTQYSLRHTFQTMIAGEVEKSHVEELMGHTKYRQDYDHRAGKKRLEQLQGLRDRLSNII from the coding sequence ATGGAAACCAAGAAAGAAAAATTCAGCATTACCCAGAGAAAAGGTCGATGCATTCAGGTCATGTTCGATGGAACTGATAAGTGGGTCTCTTCGGGTTGTTCAACGAAGAAGGATGCAACCCTTTGGGCAGAAGCCCAACTTAGGAACAAAAGCGATTTCCTGCAGAAACCTGCCCACGAAGACTTTAAATTGGTCAGAAGAAGAGGACGCAACATACAAGTGCAATTCAAGGGGTCTGATTCCTGGATATCCTCAGGTTACTCTGACGAATTGAACGCAACGTTGTGGGCACAAAATCGGGTTAGGGAGAATAAAAGCAAGGACATAACTTTTGGGGAATTCTCCGAAAACTTTTACACCAGAACTGACGAGAGGTCTTTCAGAGCAAAAAATATGAGGAAGAACCGTCATTACGAAAATCACTATTACTATTCAATGGACGGAAGATATCGCAATTACATCCTGCCAATATTCAAAGACCTCTACATGAGGAACATTGACCACATGATGATTGATGAGTGGTTTGTTTCTATAAGGAAAGCTACGAGCGGTGAAAAGATGGCTACCAATTCAATGAATAAAATCCTCATGTGCCTTTCCAATATCATGAAAGAAGCAGTGAATGTAGGTATAATTGACACCAATCCCTGCAGTAAGGTTGACAAGATTTCAGAAGATTCGAATCCACGTCAGCCATTCACTGAAGAAGAAATGTTGATTATGTTTCCAGATTTTGACCACAAGGCAATTTGGGTTTGGGGTGGTCTTATGTGGGCTAGTTATTTTCATATCATGAAATGCACAGGATTCAGACCGGGTGAAATTGCTGGATTAACGAGAGATAATTATTACCGTGAGCTTGGAGGAATCTATACCTCTCAATCCGTCAACAGTTTTACCAAGAATGTAGTTAAACGTATCAAAACTACCGATAAAGGCATAAAAGCAAAGATTGGATTGCTTTCAGACCAATGCTGCAGGTTGTTAGATTTACACATTGCAAGAATGCCAAAAGATCAAGAATTCCTATTCAGGGTGGAGACTGGATATGTTACAGCCTTTACATCACAAAAGCATTTCAAATCGTTTGCCACAAAAGCGGGCATAGAACTCAATGGGCGAACTCAGTACAGTTTGAGACACACATTCCAAACGATGATTGCAGGTGAAGTTGAGAAGAGCCATGTTGAGGAGCTGATGGGTCATACAAAGTATCGACAAGACTATGACCACCGTGCCGGTAAAAAACGACTTGAACAGCTCCAAGGCCTCCGGGATAGGCTCAGCAACATTATCTAA